A window of Salmo trutta chromosome 17, fSalTru1.1, whole genome shotgun sequence genomic DNA:
CTGCCAAGAAAACCATTTAAAACACTTGAACCCAAAGAGACTTTACCGGTAAACAGCTCCAAAGCATATAATTGCCCACCTCAGATTGGGTACATTTATTACACATCACTATCCACAAGCTTCATTTTGAACCTTCACTCTGGGGTAAAATAAAACCTTTGAGAAAATTTTAAATGAATAGGTTGATGGGCAAGGCTCTTAGAAGAGGCAAAAATATTGCCCCATATCGTGGTCCATCCCATTTTAAGCCCTGAACTTTGCAGGTCCTTCTCCCAGACCTTCATACCAGGTAGATGTTTTATATTATGAGTCACTAGCCTATCATATAGTGAGGACACCATTCTAGCATCCATGTCTTTTAGTTGATTTTCAGTTATGTTTCTCTCCTTATATGGATTTAATATAATTGGATTTCATTTGTTAGATAAGAGCCATAACAGTAGCCAGCTATAGACACTTGTGGTGTATTGGATGTCCCATTCAGGAGAGACGCTATGAGAGATATACCATGTTTGAGCAGCCGTTAAAGAAAGCATGCCCTATATTCACATTTTCTGTGTGCTTGATAGAGGATTGTGCCCCCCCCACTGCCAATTTTACAGGGTTTTATTCACATAAAAAGGTTTCCAGGAAGCATTTATAAATGGTCGATAATGCATTATTTCAGTGGCAAAGTCACAAGGCAGAATGATGGAGAGGGTTATTCCAGGCCAGCCCTGAAGTTATGGCTGAGTGCCAAATCACATGGACGTGTCAGTGAGCCCATCATAGGCCTGTGCTGTAATTACAGTCATTGACTTACACTGGGATCATCCATTGGTCCATATCTCTTCATAACCTGGCCCTCTCTGTTGATCAGGAACTACAAATACAGACAGAAGAAGCAATGGACATTGAAACTCATTCTGCATTAAAGATTCAGTCCGGGATTATAAAACACTTAcatattcataacatattgtaatgtaatatttaaaaaaaaataacatcatacgaaatggatgacgtaatacacaattgtgcacaattttcagggaccagttttggctcatgagcactactttcaaaactactggctgaaattatacaaaagctCTGGAGAATCACTTTAAATCTAACTATGATCTAACTGCAAAATCTGACAATAGTCAATAGGTGTTTTTGTTTTCAATTCGTTAACCCCACAACTACCCAAATCATAAATGCTGAAATATACTTCCATTTAAGTATGTATTTGTATGACACTGGGCCAAGAAAGACCATAATAATAAGACtaccatttttatttgattttgttaACAGAGGCTATAACATTGAACTCAATGGGCATGCAATGAGCAACCTTTGCTTTCACCAGAGATAAACGCTTGGCATATAACTCTGGGTAACTCCTACTCAGCTGTGTTAACTTTCTGCTGATGGGGATATCTGCTGATGACTAATAAGAAATATTTACCTTTGTGAAATTCCACTTGATGCCACTGTTGGGAAGAAAACAAGATCATAAGATAAAGCAATCATTAACACAGTGACAATAACCAAACTCATACATGTTACATTCTAAATATCTGCTTATATACGGTATATAAGCCATTATCAAATACTTTGTGGAGCATTAGTAAGCAGTTTGTAAATCATTTGATATAATGTATTTAAAGTATtaacagcggtctaaggcactgcatctcagtgcaagaggcgacactacagtccctgattcgaatccaggctgaatcacttccagccgtgattgggagtcccatagggcggtgcacaattggaccagcatcgtccgggtttggccgtcattgtaaataagaatttgttcttaactgacttacctagtcaaataaaggttaaataaaatatactttatattcaTGGCCAACAAAAATGATATGCGAGTCTAATCACGCTAGTTGTGACACGTCTCTCCAAAACGTCTCCACTTACTTTCCCAGTAAGCCTTTCCCGTTGGGCTGCTCCTTCAGCCACTTCCACAGGGGGTGGGCGTTATCCCCGTTCACATCAATCTTACTGAACATTGGGAACTCAGCATTGTACGACTTAGCAAAGTCCTTGATCTGAGCTTCAGTGCCAGGTTCCTAAAATGAACACATAAGACACGTAATAAAATGGCCATAGAAGAAATGTTTTAGGTGAGAAAAATGTTTTGATGAAGAGAGATGTAGCTACCTGACTCCCGAACTGGTTGGAAGGGAAGGCCAGGATACGTAAACCTTTCTCAGCGTACTTCGCGTGCATCTCCGCAAACTGAGAATAGTTTACTGGGGTTTTCCCTCATTTAGAGGCAACGTTGACGATGATGACAACATCTCCCCTacacaaacacattaaaacacaggaGAGAACAGGTCAGAGGCTTTTGGAAGGGGCATGGTGAATGAAATTTAACATGATTGTAGTTATGATTGTGGTTTAGTATTTTGGAGTGCTGAGTAACTTGTTTTTTCACCCACTCACCTGTATTTCTCGAGGGACACCTCGTTGCCATCAATATCCTTGGCAGAGAAGTCATAAATAGATGTGGCTGTCTGCCCGTCCTCTGTCGCGGCAGACTGCGAGAGAGGTGAGAAGAAAGAGAGTAAGTCCAAATATTAAAAGTGTACTGTTTGCTGCTAGCTCTTAAGtacctggctggtgtgtgtgcagGCACACACGTGTGCTCATTCACACTCACTGTAAAGGAAAAACTCAgcaaacctctctctctttcagagtGATCGTCATCATTCAAATAAAATGCCTTTGCTCTCATCCATTCTACACGGAAATCCACGTAATAACATCTTTCGAAAATGTGTTTGAATGACAGAAAAGCAGCAATTGATGTGTTACAAAGTTACTGATTACAAGGGTGTATTTCCCCTCCAACAATAAACACACTATATATATGCACCTGGCATACATTCTCAGATAGAAAGATTCAACAGCAGATGTAAACATAAGAAAACCTGCCATAGCCAATATCGCCAAAACATTTCTCAATGATCTTACTAAAGTCTGCAGCAAGACAGAGAAAAGGACAGCAGATCCTAGTAGACGCATGACTCCCTTTCAGTAAGGCCGACTGAAAAGGCAGAATGCGCATGTGACAGTATCCCTGTGATTTGACCACAGTCTTCTGTCCCACACACCTTTGACTGACTGAGCctttcagtacagtacacactctaATCCTCCAATTTATGAAACTCGGACAATCAATAACTAGGAAGATATGGCATTCTTCTCTGATAGGATGCTTTTATGCTGACCACTGACATGCAAAGGATGATAACACCTACACAATCAGTGGTCCTCATTACATACCAATAGATAGTGTTATCTCTTCCTAGAAGTGACACAAAGTGTGACTTGCACAGGACAAAGGTAACCTCATCTTTGGGAACTGACCTTGCTAAACACAAACGGTTACATAAGTAGTACAGAACACAGTAGTACTTCTCTATGACTAAACAAACAGTAACATTTCACATCaacaataacattttaaaaaggaTGGAGCAAAACTATCAATATGGTCCAAAAACTATTTCACCAAACAACAACTATTTGGATGTATATTGCCCATATGCAGTGATCTTATATTTGTGACCTTTGTCAGGATATCATATCAACTCTAGATGAACCTTCACTTGACAAAGGCATGCAATGAAACAATTTCTGTTTGTGATGTGTAATAGAGATTTTCAATTACTGTAGGCTCTTCATACTGTAAGTCTAAACAAATGACTCGCACAAGAGAGCACGTAAACAAGGGTTTCAAAAAGCCTCAGTTCTTTCCTATTTCAGAGGTTCTTTATTCCATCAAATTTCATAACATCTTTAGCATCATATGGTATAGAATAGATGTAACAGATGTGCATGGAGACTCCTGTTTACATtttctaagagagagagaggatctgaGAGTATCAATCTTTTAATTTGAGGGCACAAGACAGTGGTTGGGCAACTACATTGATTCAGTATATATTATTTCACCATTTTGATAAGGTGCAGCCATCGGAAAATATGAACCTTTCACCTGGTTTAAACTTTACCACTCAATGATGTCAACTTACAAACCCAACAGGGTAAATTATAAACCTGATAAGATTGATGAGGGAGCAGGGAGGTCCTACCTTGTGATACCAGATAGCCTACCCTATGTGTACACCCCAGATACcaaataaataacttaactgaAAACCAGCCAGATGATCATCCAGACACAATACCTTTTAACACCCTGTATGTACACAGCTTTTTCACAGACATCAAATGAGTGCATCATGTAGAGTAGTATAATTACATAATAAAACAAACATAATAAATAAATTGTCCTAAATACATGCACTGCAAGTTAGGCCTCTTTGCTATAACGTTAGCAGGTTATCAGCATACACCAGAAGGGCTATGGAGAGAATGGTTTCATCCTATGTAACAGTCAACAGCACAACAATTAACTCTGCATATGGCCATAGTACTGTATACAATAGCCTACCATTGTGAATAAATATAATCCAATCACAAGAACGAGTCCACAGCTTGCCAATGTCCCAAATACTAAGACTCGCTTAATTTGCCACAACGACATTGAGTTGTATAAACTCGGTTTGTTGGGAAACGTTCTGCGTCCTCAAATCTTTGGTGTGTTTGAGCATCTAGGGGGCGTGCCATAACTACTGGATAATCTGCATGTTTTTCTCTGACTGAGCTAACTCATACGGTCGTTTGTTTTTTCTACATGTACTAAGACATAATATGTATTTGAAGAGGGTAAAATACAAATGCAAATCTAATGACTGGTTAGATCAGTCAAAAATAATTTATGAATTGTTGGAAAATATCCAGTGACATCGTCATTGCGCACGTTCCTAATAACGCGTAACTGCAACGTGAGTTAGCATTAGCTAGTGAGAAGTACCTCACATGTATTAATATATCGTATACTGCACCGGTAATTAATCAATACATCTCATCGAAACGCAATGGATGACGATGAGGAAACATATAGGCTATGGAAAATTCGGAAAACCATCATGCAGGTGGGTTACTGAGATGAGCtgtttgctagctaacgttagctgtatCAACTttagtagtagctagctaactatcggTAGCTGTAGTCAATATGACACCCAAAGGTGGAGCAATTGATATTCACTAACTATAGTTCAATGATGAATGAGTCAAATTAGCTATAGTTTTAgtacataaagaatgatagaggcctctaatGGCCGCGCTAACATGGGCAGCGCCgctgagggcttccaccattttaatgtagtcaactgggtgatACTTTCATCCTATGTAACAGTCAACAGCACAACAATTAACTCTGCATATGGCCATAGTACTGTATACAATAGCCTACCATTGTGAATAAATATAATCCAATCACAAGAACGAGTCCACAGCTTGCCAATGTCCCAAATACTAAGACTCGCTTAATTTGCCACAACGACATTGAGTTGTATAAACTCGGTTTGTTGGGAAACGTTCTGCGTCCTCAAATCTTTGGTGTGTTTGAGCCTCTAGGGGGCGTGCCATAACTACTGGATAATCTGCATGTTTTTCTCTGACTGAGCTAACTCATACGGTCGTTTGTTTTTTTCTGCATGTGCTAAGACATATTTATTTGAAGAGGGTAAAATACAATTCTAATGACTGGTTAATTCAGTCAAAAATAATTAATTGTTGGAAAATATCCGGTGACATCGTCATTGCGCGCCCTCTTAATAACGCGTAACTGCAACGTGAGTTAGCATTAGCTAGTGAGAAGTACCTTACATGTATTAATATATCGTATACTGCACCGGTAATTAATCAATACATCTCACCGAAACGCAATGGATGACGATGAGGAAACATATAGGCTATGGAAAATTCGGAAAACCATCATGCAGGTGGGTTACTGAGATGAGCtgtttgctagctaacgttagctgtatCAACTttagtagtagctagctaactatcggTAGCTGTAGTCAATATGATACCCAAAGGTGGAGCAATTGATATTCACTAACTATAGTTAAATGATGAATGGAGTATGAATGACTCCAATAAGCTTTAGTTTTAgtacataaagaatgatagaggcctctaatGGCCGTGCTAACATGGGCAGCGCCgctgagggcttccaccattttaatgtagtcaactgggtgatactttcaacttcattggctgatccaaATCTTGAAGGGATCAGCCAATCTTGAAGAACAACATTGAccacttcaaaatggagatacaaagatgagtcctatCTATTTGGCTATGATTCAATGGATCCAGTATATGATTGACCTGTCTTGTCACATTACATGGAAAGCGTCATTGTACAACTCTCTCCTTGTTGGTCAGCTGTGTCATGACAGAGGCTACCTGGTGACCCAAGATGAGTTGGACCAGACCTTGGATGAGTTTAAAAGTCAGTTCGGGGACAAACCCAGCGAGGGTCGCCCACGACGGACAGATCTCACTGTCCTGGTAGCACACAATGATGACCCCACAGACCAGATGTTTGTTTTCTTTCCTGGTATGTTATTACCAACGTAGCCACAACATTGGGACCCAATGTGGCCCTAGTGACCATGTTGACTGTCATTTTTGATAGCAAATGACAGGTGCTGACTTATTACTGTAGTCCTGTAACTTATGACGATATTGAATCCCTTCATTATCACCCATGTAGAGGAGCCTAAAGTTGGTATCAAGACCATCAAGATGTACTGCCAGCGGATGCAGGAGGAAAACATCACACGTGCCTGCATTGTAGTTCAGATGGGAATGACACCTTCAGCTAAGCAGGTAAGGTTTGTGGATGTTTTTGGACATGAGATCTTGATTTTTCAAGCTACTATGTTtgttttcagtttttcatttccgtggtcttttttttttcttctttacaTCAAATTTTAGTCTCTAGTTGATATGGCCCCCAAATACATCCTGGAACAGTTTCTGCAGCAGGAGCTTCTAATCAACATCACTGAGCATGAGGTAAGCAGATGGAAAGTTATGTTGAAATATTGTAGTCATAAGACCTTTTGAACTGCTGTGTGGCACACTTAACTAATCTGATTATGTAATTATTTTGTTGCAGCTAGTTCCTGAACACATAGTCATGACAAAAGAGGAACTGTCTGAATTGCTGTTACGATAGTATCCTTTTTCACAGCATGGATTTCAAACTCGTACCTGGATAGAGTATGAATCCTGTGTTCTATGGACTGGTTTCACATGCATAGTCACCCCAAATGAGAATCGATTGATCTAACACTAGATTGAGTTATGTAGAGATACTTGTGTTGGGATTTCTTTATTTGTGTCTCAGTAAACTGAAGGAGAGCCAGCTGCCTAGGATCCAACAAGGAGATCCTGTGGCCCGGTACTTTGGATTGAAAAGAGGCCAGGTACATGATCCATCTCCTCGACCTAATGTAGTTAAAACATTTCTGAAATAAGTGATTTACTTGGCTCTCGTTGCTCTTTACTGTGACAGGTAGTAAAGATAATCAGACCCAGTGAGACTGCTGGACGATACATCACCTACAGGCTGGTCCAGTGAGGATTTCAATGTGAGTGCTTGGTGAATATCTTGATTGCTGTGTTAGGGCTTTTTCCTAACCAGCATCTCTATATTGTTAATTTTTCGTATGACAATACATTTAATTATTCAGATGGGCCTTTGAGAATGTTAATTCTGATGCTGCTCTTGTTCCTTTAGGTATGTTGCTGTACTAAGGAACAGCGGGTGAGCCAATAAAACTCATGGATTATTCTACAGCTGGCTGCCTCTTTGGATTAAGTTTGGCTTTTTGTTAATTTGTTCAATAAACCCTTTGACATATCTTTCCAAAGATATGTATGGCAATGCCGGTTCTAATGATTATTTTAAATGCTTTAACCGTCCAGGCaatgtatattttatttgtcTAAAAATGTGgtcaagatcaggacaaagggcACATATTAGCATCTGTCACCTAGAGTAGCAGCAGGTATAAATGAGGCTATAGTTTCAATGAAATGGTTGTTTTACAAGACATAAGTCAACATTTAATAGCATTCTCTTTATTACTGACAATGTCAACAGTGAATTCAGCAGATAAAGACAAATACATCCAACGTAACTTATGATCTAAAGATGCATTTTAGTGCTGAAATAAAACCAGCAGCACTTTCAATAATTATCTTAGATAAATCACACATACAAGACAACTCACTATTCAAGCATAAGAGCAATGTAAATACTTTTTGAAATAGATTATCTTAAATGAAATCACAGCTTGTTATAACTAGAATTAATGCTGACACAACAGCTATAACCAAGTGTCCATGATGAATGTGTCATGTAGTATTTCATGACATTCTAATACCAAAGTTAAAACCAAGATTCGTGGTAACATCCACCAGACTGGAAGTACACTTAAACTCCGTAAAGCCTTTCAGTGTGGTTGACACATTGCACAGGCCGTGTTTACACAAACTGGCTCCCTGGGCAGCAGACTAACCTTTGCCCCACACAGGCCCAGAACATGGTTGTTGGGACTGATTCACGTTGAGCTCAGCTCCTGCTCAGACGCCTCTAGGTCCGGGAGCTCACTGTCAGGGGGGTCATGGTTCAAGGCATCGGGACCAGGACTCTCCTGGTCTGGAACCAGGTCAGGCTGAGGAAGAGACTGTCTGGAGAGTTTCAGGCTATCCTTGCAGCTCAGTTGGTCATCCTCTGTGCTGACCTTGCTCTCCTGTTTGACCAGGCTGTGGGGACAGTGTGTGGACCCCCTCCCAGTCTCATCCAGCTCTGAGTCAGAGTCCACCATTTGCTCACTGGAACCCAGGGAGCCTGGAGAACTGCCTGCGTGGAGAAAAGTGAAGGGATGTAATGAAGTGACACTGGTCAGACTCACCTGGATAATAAGTTATAAAGATGTACTAAAATCAAAAAAGCAAAGGCAATTCTTCACAAGTCCATCTAAACAGCCCTCCATCTTGTCagagtctgttctgctctgttcttcaTTGGCATCCTGTTCCTCAACATCAGCGACCGCAGCACTGCTGTTCTCATCTATACCCGCACCGACAGTCTATACCAGCAGGGGGAGACAAACAAAACTTAAGATAAAATACGGAGCTTGAGTTCAAACCATTCACAACTCTGGTATTAGTTGAGCTATTGTGGGTAGGT
This region includes:
- the polr2eb gene encoding DNA-directed RNA polymerases I, II, and III subunit RPABC1 isoform X2; this translates as MDDDEETYRLWKIRKTIMQLCHDRGYLVTQDELDQTLDEFKSQFGDKPSEGRPRRTDLTVLVAHNDDPTDQMFVFFPEEPKVGIKTIKMYCQRMQEENITRACIVVQMGMTPSAKQSLVDMAPKYILEQFLQQELLINITEHELVPEHIVMTKEELSELLLRYKLKESQLPRIQQGDPVARYFGLKRGQVVKIIRPSETAGRYITYRLVQ